The following proteins are encoded in a genomic region of Acidobacteriota bacterium:
- a CDS encoding four helix bundle protein: MSDPLKDKSYAFALRIVKLSEFLHGKKSEFVLSRKILDSGVNISLFIEEARQGENRSDFRQKYSLATKEAFKTNLLLRILQDSEYIGDALARSLLDDCEELQKMLVSALKSTRPD, encoded by the coding sequence ATGTCAGATCCATTGAAAGACAAATCCTACGCTTTTGCATTGAGGATCGTGAAACTGAGCGAGTTTTTGCATGGTAAGAAATCTGAGTTCGTTCTCTCCAGAAAGATCCTCGATTCCGGCGTGAACATAAGCCTCTTTATCGAGGAGGCCCGACAAGGTGAAAATCGATCAGATTTTCGCCAAAAGTATTCACTCGCGACAAAAGAAGCGTTCAAAACAAATCTGCTTCTTAGAATCCTGCAGGACAGTGAGTACATCGGCGATGCTCTCGCCAGATCGCTCCTTGACGACTGCGAAGAGCTGCAGAAAATGCTTGTCTCAGCACTCAAATCGACACGCCCTGATTGA
- a CDS encoding polysaccharide biosynthesis protein has protein sequence MATKDDKSSEQFWFLRRPLQFLADVAVLCIAFFVAYLPAVNVQLGEFYIDVALRQLPFVVLVQLSALFLVGAYSLIWRYVSIEDIRVFMKAAAISCVILVAFRFLLIFTEFNLWQVPVSVILIDTVMAFGGLLALRILRRFFYELNEKNRSYGNRRRVKQKPTLLVGAGRMGATLAKEMVGRADAELDIRGFVDDDPGKRGGSVNRIKVLGTTNDLPKLVDELAIEQVVIAIDQAQGKEIRRIMDVCTSIPVKAMIVPSLNEIAHGRVSVSRIRDVQIEDLLGRDPVELDDQNLHEFLSGKTVMVTGAGGSIGSELVRQITNYQPKQILLVERAEFFLFQIGRELARDFADVVSVPLIADVCDESRMREIFEQNRPEVIFHAAAHKHVPLMEINSAEAVKNNIFATRQLATLAGEFGAADFVMISTDKAVNPTSIMGASKRIAEIVVQELDDIYPTNYIAVRFGNVLGSAGSVVPIFREQIQKGEPITVTDKEMTRYFMTIPEASQLVLQAGALGEGGEIFILDMGQPVKILDLAEDMIRLSGLTPYEDIDIQFTGIRDGEKLFEELEITGENLLKTRNPKIFIGKIATYSNEEVAQILIEFRAAVDSKNEIEIRRIFNKFLPEASISMHRKAAAADN, from the coding sequence ATGGCCACAAAAGACGATAAGTCGAGTGAACAATTTTGGTTCCTGCGCCGTCCGCTTCAATTTCTAGCGGACGTAGCAGTATTGTGCATCGCATTTTTTGTTGCATATCTGCCGGCGGTCAATGTTCAGCTCGGCGAATTTTATATCGATGTCGCCTTGCGTCAGCTTCCGTTCGTAGTTCTTGTCCAGCTCTCGGCTCTGTTTCTCGTTGGTGCATACTCGCTGATCTGGCGTTATGTCAGCATCGAGGATATTCGTGTGTTCATGAAGGCGGCGGCGATCTCTTGCGTGATCCTCGTCGCCTTTCGTTTCCTGCTGATATTCACGGAATTCAACCTCTGGCAGGTGCCTGTGTCGGTAATTCTGATCGACACTGTGATGGCATTCGGCGGGCTGCTGGCACTTCGCATACTTCGGCGGTTCTTTTACGAACTGAACGAAAAGAACCGGTCGTACGGAAACCGCAGACGCGTCAAACAAAAGCCGACGCTGCTGGTCGGGGCCGGTCGAATGGGTGCGACCTTGGCGAAAGAGATGGTCGGCCGGGCCGATGCCGAGCTCGATATACGCGGATTCGTCGATGACGATCCGGGCAAACGCGGCGGCAGCGTCAACCGCATCAAGGTCCTAGGCACGACCAACGACCTCCCAAAATTGGTCGACGAGCTCGCCATCGAACAGGTGGTCATTGCTATCGACCAGGCACAGGGCAAAGAGATCCGCCGTATCATGGACGTATGTACATCGATCCCGGTCAAGGCCATGATCGTGCCGAGCCTGAATGAGATCGCCCACGGACGTGTGTCGGTCAGCCGCATCCGCGACGTACAGATCGAAGACCTTTTGGGCCGCGATCCGGTCGAACTCGACGATCAGAATCTGCACGAATTCCTTTCCGGCAAGACAGTCATGGTCACCGGTGCCGGCGGCTCGATCGGATCTGAACTCGTCCGGCAGATCACTAATTATCAGCCCAAACAGATCCTGCTCGTCGAACGTGCCGAGTTTTTCCTTTTTCAGATCGGCCGCGAATTGGCTCGTGATTTTGCCGACGTTGTCAGCGTACCGCTGATCGCCGATGTCTGCGACGAATCGCGGATGCGTGAGATCTTTGAGCAGAACCGGCCCGAGGTCATCTTTCACGCGGCAGCCCATAAACATGTGCCGCTGATGGAGATAAACTCGGCTGAGGCGGTCAAGAACAACATTTTTGCGACGCGGCAATTGGCGACTCTCGCCGGCGAGTTTGGAGCGGCAGATTTTGTAATGATCTCTACTGACAAGGCCGTAAATCCGACCTCGATCATGGGGGCGTCCAAACGCATCGCCGAGATCGTCGTGCAGGAACTGGACGATATCTATCCGACAAATTACATAGCTGTCAGGTTTGGTAACGTGTTGGGCTCGGCCGGCTCGGTCGTGCCGATCTTTCGCGAACAGATACAAAAGGGCGAACCGATAACCGTTACTGACAAGGAAATGACACGGTATTTTATGACCATTCCCGAAGCGTCTCAGCTTGTATTGCAAGCCGGAGCGTTGGGCGAAGGCGGCGAGATATTCATCCTCGATATGGGACAGCCGGTCAAGATACTCGACCTTGCGGAAGATATGATCCGGCTTTCGGGCCTGACGCCGTACGAAGATATCGATATTCAGTTTACCGGCATCCGCGATGGCGAAAAGCTTTTCGAGGAACTCGAGATCACCGGAGAAAACCTACTCAAGACACGAAATCCGAAGATCTTTATCGGTAAGATCGCGACGTATTCGAACGAAGAGGTCGCTCAGATATTGATCGAGTTTCGGGCCGCGGTCGATTCTAAAAACGAGATCGAGATCCGCCGGATATTCAACAAATTCCTGCCCGAAGCCAGCATCTCGATGCACCGTAAAGCGGCCGCCGCTGATAACTAA
- a CDS encoding SLBB domain-containing protein: MKLQLLFCLTVMFAAAGLVLAQVPVDVASDQKGYMIGPGDEITGKVLGEPQYDFVATVDEDGKIEVPFFDKPVVAKCRSERELRTDVTNLLAKYLRNPQASIRVTDRKSRPPATIYGEVEKPQQIELRRKATLVELLAFSGGIKEEAGGMIQVFRTRPPMCTDASEDQWKATTGDPTDVPSRMYSLSSVRMGKEEANPIIYPGDVIVVQKAAPVYVTGEVVAPQGIYLKEGGMSLTEAIAKIGGVRPGAKTKDIKIYRYKSNTKDKEVISANLDQIKKGTQKDIMLEPYDIVEVDKAKESIAATILKMAMGVGKTVVSSGASSFGYRILY, translated from the coding sequence ATGAAATTGCAGTTATTATTTTGTTTGACGGTAATGTTTGCAGCGGCCGGTTTGGTCTTGGCTCAGGTTCCCGTCGATGTCGCATCAGATCAGAAAGGTTATATGATCGGCCCCGGCGATGAGATCACCGGTAAGGTCCTCGGCGAACCGCAGTACGACTTTGTCGCGACAGTGGACGAAGACGGCAAGATCGAGGTCCCGTTCTTCGACAAGCCCGTCGTGGCAAAATGCCGGTCCGAACGGGAGCTGCGTACTGACGTTACAAATCTGCTCGCAAAATATCTGCGCAATCCTCAAGCGAGTATTCGTGTAACGGATCGAAAGAGCCGTCCGCCGGCAACGATCTACGGTGAGGTCGAAAAGCCGCAACAGATCGAGCTGCGGCGCAAGGCGACGCTCGTCGAATTGCTCGCTTTCTCAGGCGGTATCAAAGAAGAAGCCGGCGGTATGATACAGGTTTTTCGGACACGCCCGCCGATGTGCACCGATGCATCCGAAGACCAGTGGAAGGCCACGACCGGCGATCCGACCGATGTGCCGTCGCGAATGTACAGCCTAAGCAGTGTCCGTATGGGCAAAGAAGAGGCAAACCCGATCATCTATCCGGGCGACGTTATCGTTGTGCAGAAGGCTGCTCCGGTCTATGTCACCGGTGAGGTTGTGGCTCCACAGGGGATCTATTTGAAAGAAGGTGGCATGTCGCTGACCGAGGCGATCGCAAAGATCGGCGGCGTACGTCCGGGAGCAAAGACCAAGGACATCAAGATCTATCGTTACAAGTCTAATACGAAAGACAAAGAAGTCATCTCAGCCAATCTCGACCAGATCAAAAAAGGTACCCAAAAGGACATCATGCTCGAACCGTACGACATCGTCGAGGTCGACAAGGCCAAAGAGAGCATTGCGGCAACGATACTTAAGATGGCGATGGGTGTCGGCAAGACCGTCGTTTCCAGCGGTGCAAGCAGTTTCGGTTATCGTATCTTGTACTAG
- the galE gene encoding UDP-glucose 4-epimerase GalE produces MAILVTGGAGYIGSVAVEDLRKRGESPVVIDNLVYGHRASIRADVPFYEGRVGDKDLVKRILSEHEIDACMHFSAYAYVGKSVKNPQKYFQNNLVETLNLLDVLMANGVKKFVFSSTCATYGEPQYVPIDEKHPQQPTNPYGWTKFTIERTLESYDLAYGLKFVALRYFNACGAAGSCGEDHDPETHIIPLVLFAAQGKIPHVSVFGDDYPTPDGTAIRDYIHISDLSQAHLQALDHLRAGKSSEFINLGNGNGYSVNEVIETARRVTGREIKAVMAPRRAGDPSKLVADAAKAREVLGWDPQHAELEKIIESAWAWHQANPAGFID; encoded by the coding sequence ATGGCAATTCTCGTAACAGGCGGAGCCGGTTATATCGGCAGCGTAGCTGTCGAAGACCTCAGAAAACGCGGTGAATCGCCGGTCGTGATAGACAATCTCGTTTACGGCCATCGCGCTTCGATCCGCGCTGACGTTCCTTTTTACGAGGGCCGCGTGGGCGACAAAGATCTGGTCAAACGCATTCTCAGCGAACACGAGATAGACGCATGCATGCACTTTTCGGCATACGCATACGTTGGGAAATCGGTCAAGAACCCGCAAAAGTACTTTCAAAACAACCTCGTCGAAACATTGAATTTGCTGGATGTATTGATGGCGAACGGCGTCAAGAAATTTGTCTTTTCCTCGACTTGTGCGACCTACGGCGAGCCGCAATACGTGCCGATCGACGAAAAACATCCGCAGCAGCCGACCAATCCATACGGTTGGACAAAGTTCACGATCGAGCGCACGCTCGAATCCTATGATCTGGCATACGGCCTGAAATTTGTCGCATTAAGGTACTTTAACGCCTGCGGTGCAGCCGGCAGTTGCGGCGAAGACCACGACCCGGAAACGCATATCATCCCGCTTGTCCTATTTGCCGCACAGGGCAAGATACCGCACGTTTCCGTTTTTGGCGACGATTATCCGACGCCAGACGGCACAGCGATCCGCGATTACATTCACATCTCAGATCTCAGCCAGGCCCACCTGCAGGCACTCGATCATCTGCGTGCCGGTAAGTCCTCCGAATTCATCAATCTCGGAAATGGCAATGGTTATTCCGTAAATGAAGTCATCGAAACCGCCCGCCGCGTCACCGGCCGTGAAATAAAGGCTGTTATGGCTCCACGCCGAGCCGGCGACCCGTCAAAACTCGTCGCGGACGCCGCTAAGGCCCGCGAGGTTCTCGGCTGGGATCCGCAACACGCCGAACTCGAAAAGATCATCGAAAGCGCGTGGGCGTGGCATCAAGCAAACCCTGCCGGATTTATCGATTGA
- a CDS encoding polyamine aminopropyltransferase, translated as MKRAPLLFLNVFVIATCGLIYELLAGTLSSYVLGDSVTQFSLIIGIYLFAMGVGSWLSRFIEKHVAEKFVEIELAVAVIGGFSAPLLFLTFAHLSYFSVVLYGMVFIIGALVGLEIPLLMRILQDEMDFKDLVSRVLAFDYIGALAASLLFPIFLVPKLGLNRTSLLFGMLNAAVGIWGTWLLYPLIKKNVTVMRVKGFIILTLLIIAFIKADKLTTMAEDALFVDNIIYAKSSAYQRIVVTKGKVGYSLFLNGNLQFNSFDEYRYHEALVHPGFAAFAGEAKRILVLGGGDGLALREILKYKSVENVTLVDLDPEMTRVSYSVPALGELNRHSFDDPRVTVVNGDAYVWLDNTQIEPFDVAIVDFPDPNNFALGKLYSTRFYNLLKQKLRPDSAVVVQTTSPLIARQSYWCIIATLEASGFVVKPFHTTVPSFGVWGYALAKLQPFETPQKPPAGVELKFLNDDTFASMFEFPGDTSRPSEELEINRLDNQALVRYYEAEWRRFEQ; from the coding sequence ATGAAACGCGCTCCGCTACTTTTCCTAAATGTCTTCGTTATCGCCACCTGCGGCCTCATCTATGAGTTGCTCGCCGGTACGCTTTCAAGCTATGTCCTCGGCGATTCGGTCACACAATTTTCATTAATAATCGGCATCTATCTCTTCGCTATGGGCGTCGGTTCGTGGCTTTCGCGGTTCATCGAAAAGCACGTTGCCGAGAAATTTGTCGAGATCGAACTGGCCGTAGCGGTGATCGGTGGATTTTCGGCTCCACTCCTGTTCCTCACATTTGCACATTTATCCTATTTCAGCGTCGTTCTGTACGGGATGGTATTTATCATCGGCGCACTTGTCGGCCTTGAGATACCGCTGCTGATGCGGATCCTGCAGGACGAGATGGATTTTAAGGATCTCGTCTCGCGCGTGCTTGCCTTCGATTATATCGGTGCACTTGCTGCTTCACTCCTGTTCCCGATCTTTCTGGTTCCTAAACTCGGCCTTAACCGCACTTCGCTGCTTTTTGGAATGCTCAATGCCGCCGTCGGCATCTGGGGCACATGGCTGCTATATCCGTTGATCAAAAAGAACGTGACCGTCATGCGCGTCAAGGGATTTATTATCCTTACTCTGCTCATTATCGCCTTTATCAAAGCCGACAAACTGACCACGATGGCGGAGGATGCCCTGTTCGTGGACAATATAATTTACGCCAAAAGCTCGGCCTATCAAAGGATCGTCGTGACCAAAGGCAAGGTCGGCTATTCGCTGTTTCTAAACGGCAATCTGCAGTTCAATTCGTTTGACGAGTACCGTTATCACGAGGCACTCGTCCATCCGGGATTTGCCGCGTTCGCCGGGGAGGCTAAACGCATTCTCGTACTTGGCGGCGGCGACGGGCTGGCGTTACGCGAGATACTGAAATACAAGTCGGTCGAGAACGTGACACTGGTAGATCTCGATCCGGAGATGACACGAGTGTCGTATTCCGTGCCAGCATTGGGCGAATTGAATAGACATTCCTTTGACGATCCTCGAGTAACGGTCGTGAATGGTGATGCATACGTGTGGCTGGATAACACACAGATCGAGCCATTCGATGTCGCGATCGTCGATTTTCCCGACCCCAACAACTTCGCACTCGGCAAGCTATATTCAACGCGATTTTACAATTTGCTTAAACAGAAGCTACGGCCGGATTCCGCCGTAGTCGTCCAGACGACATCACCGCTGATCGCCCGGCAGTCGTACTGGTGCATAATCGCGACGCTCGAGGCGTCCGGTTTTGTCGTCAAGCCCTTTCACACAACGGTCCCAAGTTTCGGCGTTTGGGGTTACGCACTCGCAAAGCTGCAGCCATTCGAAACACCGCAAAAACCGCCGGCAGGCGTTGAACTGAAATTTCTCAATGACGACACCTTCGCTTCGATGTTCGAATTTCCAGGGGATACTTCACGCCCATCCGAAGAATTAGAAATCAACCGCCTTGATAATCAGGCATTAGTTCGATACTACGAAGCCGAATGGCGGAGGTTTGAGCAGTAG
- a CDS encoding aminotransferase class I/II-fold pyridoxal phosphate-dependent enzyme, producing the protein MSQPKISKNRISRKAASFTESVIREMTREAVKYGAVNLGQGFPDFAAPDDIKQKAMEAIAADHNQYAITWGVKSFRDAIAKKTMDFLGLDVDTETEITVTCGSTEGMIAAMMATVDPTEEVIVFEPFYENYAPDAILSDATPRHVPLYRTDNGFVFDREELRAAFNERTKAIIICNPNNPTGKVFTKAELEFIADLCKEFDALCFTDEIYEHIIYDTEPDIDPLDHVCMANIEGMRERTVVVNSLSKTYSVTGWRVGYCIAPPDITSAIRKVHDFLTVGAANPLQHAGAYALSLPQGYYDELQREYQKKRDFIVPVLKNAGFKCDFPEGAYYVMADISAFGFANDIDFTKHLIREIGVAVVPGSSFYHDSRLGSQMVRFCFCKKDETLEAAAENLRKLERE; encoded by the coding sequence ATGAGCCAACCAAAGATCTCCAAAAACCGCATTTCCCGCAAAGCAGCTTCGTTTACCGAATCAGTCATCCGCGAGATGACTCGTGAAGCCGTGAAGTATGGTGCGGTGAATCTGGGACAAGGGTTTCCGGATTTCGCGGCGCCTGATGATATTAAGCAGAAGGCGATGGAGGCGATAGCGGCTGATCATAATCAGTATGCGATCACGTGGGGTGTTAAGAGTTTTCGCGATGCCATTGCGAAAAAGACGATGGATTTTCTTGGACTTGATGTCGATACTGAGACCGAGATCACGGTCACATGCGGATCGACCGAAGGAATGATCGCCGCGATGATGGCAACGGTCGATCCGACCGAGGAGGTCATCGTGTTCGAGCCGTTTTACGAGAATTATGCACCGGACGCGATCTTGTCCGACGCGACGCCGAGACATGTACCGCTTTATCGCACCGACAACGGGTTTGTCTTCGACCGCGAAGAGTTGCGGGCCGCATTTAACGAACGCACCAAGGCGATCATCATTTGCAATCCGAACAATCCGACCGGCAAGGTTTTTACAAAAGCCGAGCTCGAATTCATCGCCGATCTCTGCAAAGAGTTTGACGCGTTGTGCTTTACCGACGAGATCTACGAGCACATCATCTACGACACCGAGCCCGACATCGATCCGCTCGATCATGTCTGCATGGCCAATATCGAAGGCATGCGTGAACGGACGGTCGTCGTCAATTCGCTGTCGAAAACATACTCGGTCACCGGCTGGCGCGTCGGCTACTGCATCGCTCCGCCGGATATCACTTCGGCGATCCGCAAGGTCCATGATTTCCTCACTGTGGGTGCCGCAAATCCGCTCCAGCACGCCGGAGCGTACGCACTAAGCTTGCCGCAAGGCTATTACGACGAGCTGCAGCGTGAATACCAAAAGAAGCGTGATTTCATCGTCCCCGTGCTTAAAAACGCCGGTTTCAAATGCGATTTTCCCGAAGGTGCGTATTACGTCATGGCCGACATCTCGGCGTTCGGATTTGCCAACGACATCGACTTCACCAAACACCTCATCCGCGAGATCGGCGTCGCGGTTGTTCCCGGCTCTTCGTTCTACCACGACTCAAGACTCGGCTCGCAGATGGTCAGATTTTGCTTTTGCAAAAAAGACGAAACACTGGAAGCGGCGGCCGAAAATCTGAGGAAGTTAGAACGCGAATAA
- a CDS encoding PDZ domain-containing protein yields the protein MYTKSLMTVLIVTSSFVMAFGQAPEAKTENEKAVRAFSIAFDSDGGYLGVQTQEVTKENFSKFGLSGVRGVAVEKVLENSPAQAAGLQAGDVIVRFENEEITSVRKLTRLISEVAADHQVKITVLRNNSEQDITATLGKRPMPKFENGNFAFTIPNAKLEELKELPTIPQMPELPKIMTTPGAEGKAFTWTLGGGRQIGVGVMSLTKQLAAHYGVDSGLLINDVRENSPAFKAGLKAGDIIVEAEGKAVKGDLDLIRTINGKKEGEITITYVRDGKRQTVSVTPEASKDGGSIFRTGDENGVLTPLAPDQLKLARPITPRVPMSPGAYMLGRSGRIL from the coding sequence ATGTATACAAAATCGCTTATGACTGTGTTGATCGTTACGTCCTCGTTCGTGATGGCGTTTGGCCAGGCGCCCGAGGCGAAGACCGAGAATGAAAAAGCTGTTAGGGCATTTAGCATTGCCTTTGACAGCGATGGCGGCTATCTCGGCGTCCAGACACAAGAGGTCACAAAAGAGAATTTCAGCAAATTTGGCCTCTCTGGCGTTCGCGGTGTGGCTGTCGAAAAGGTGTTGGAGAATTCGCCGGCTCAGGCTGCCGGACTGCAGGCGGGTGACGTGATCGTCAGGTTTGAGAACGAAGAGATCACGAGCGTCCGTAAACTGACGCGGCTTATCTCAGAGGTCGCGGCTGATCATCAGGTCAAGATCACGGTGCTTCGCAATAACAGCGAGCAGGACATCACTGCGACGCTCGGTAAACGCCCGATGCCGAAATTTGAGAACGGAAATTTTGCTTTCACGATCCCGAACGCGAAACTCGAAGAGTTGAAAGAACTCCCGACAATTCCTCAGATGCCTGAATTGCCAAAGATAATGACCACGCCCGGAGCTGAAGGCAAGGCATTTACTTGGACCCTCGGCGGAGGCCGTCAGATCGGTGTTGGTGTGATGTCACTGACCAAACAACTTGCGGCTCACTATGGTGTTGATAGCGGTTTACTCATAAATGATGTCCGCGAAAATTCACCTGCTTTCAAAGCCGGGCTCAAGGCCGGCGACATCATCGTCGAGGCTGAAGGCAAGGCCGTCAAAGGCGATCTTGACCTGATACGCACGATCAACGGAAAGAAGGAAGGTGAGATTACGATCACCTATGTGCGGGACGGCAAACGTCAGACCGTCAGCGTCACACCCGAAGCGTCAAAGGACGGCGGATCTATTTTCCGCACCGGCGATGAAAACGGTGTGTTGACACCGTTGGCTCCGGACCAACTGAAACTTGCCCGCCCTATAACGCCAAGGGTTCCAATGTCTCCCGGTGCGTATATGCTCGGTCGTTCGGGCCGCATTTTGTAA
- a CDS encoding FAD-dependent oxidoreductase, whose amino-acid sequence MGAPFALAACRSDSARAFPEGEIVGQNVDLGHILRENRSFEVPSDKWESKKVAIIGGGIAGLSAAWKLRRENFNDFVVLELEKDLGGTSQSTKGEPVSYPWGAHYLPVPFQENAELVSLLDEMSLLEGRDAQGEVVVKEQFLCREPEERVFFKGRWYDGLYLSVGASEDDKRQFAEFQKLIDAWVNWRDVLGKRAFVVPLANCSTDPQATALDKITFGDWLRERGFTSERLFWYCDYATRDDYGLKADQASAWVGLFYFCSRVRKSGVESQPFITCPEGNGQFVNHFFEMVKDNVRRSQIVVSVVPTDKGVDVICLDGGEVRGIHCEKAIFASPIFTAPYLIRGFREDPPFAADQFHHNAWFVANLLLKDRPKPRFAKDFPLSWDNVLYESPSLGYVTATHQKGIDYGPTILTYYYPMCHEPDGRTKLFDYDWKQLADVCLTDLARAHSDIYELTTRIDIMRWGHAMISPRPNFIWSGVREKAMKPHRNIHFAHTDLSGIALFEEAFYHGLRTASEILAKK is encoded by the coding sequence TTGGGAGCACCGTTTGCATTGGCTGCGTGCCGCAGCGACTCAGCGCGCGCGTTTCCCGAAGGCGAGATCGTCGGGCAAAACGTCGATCTCGGCCATATCCTCAGAGAGAATCGCTCATTCGAAGTGCCTTCCGATAAATGGGAATCAAAAAAGGTTGCGATCATCGGCGGTGGAATTGCGGGCTTGTCGGCGGCGTGGAAACTTCGACGCGAGAATTTCAACGACTTTGTCGTACTCGAACTTGAAAAAGATCTCGGCGGAACATCGCAGAGTACAAAAGGTGAACCGGTCTCGTATCCTTGGGGAGCACATTATCTGCCGGTTCCGTTTCAGGAAAATGCGGAGCTGGTCTCTCTGCTCGATGAGATGTCGCTGCTTGAGGGCCGTGATGCTCAGGGTGAGGTTGTTGTCAAAGAACAATTTCTCTGTCGCGAACCCGAGGAACGTGTTTTCTTCAAGGGCCGATGGTACGACGGGCTTTATCTAAGCGTCGGTGCCAGTGAAGATGACAAGCGACAATTCGCCGAGTTTCAAAAGCTGATAGACGCATGGGTCAATTGGCGTGATGTGTTGGGTAAAAGGGCGTTTGTTGTGCCGCTGGCAAATTGCTCGACCGATCCACAGGCGACGGCTCTTGATAAAATAACATTCGGCGACTGGCTGCGGGAGCGGGGTTTTACTTCGGAGCGTTTGTTTTGGTATTGCGATTATGCGACGCGTGATGACTATGGGTTGAAGGCCGATCAGGCCTCCGCGTGGGTTGGATTGTTTTATTTCTGTTCGCGCGTCCGCAAAAGCGGAGTCGAGTCGCAGCCGTTTATCACCTGCCCCGAAGGTAACGGGCAATTTGTGAATCACTTTTTTGAAATGGTCAAAGACAATGTCCGAAGATCTCAGATCGTAGTCTCGGTCGTACCGACCGACAAGGGCGTTGATGTGATCTGTCTGGACGGCGGTGAGGTCCGCGGCATCCATTGCGAAAAGGCGATCTTCGCGTCGCCGATATTCACGGCTCCGTATCTGATCCGAGGATTTCGCGAGGATCCTCCGTTTGCTGCCGATCAGTTTCATCACAACGCGTGGTTCGTTGCCAATTTACTCCTAAAGGACAGGCCAAAACCTAGATTTGCAAAGGACTTTCCTCTCTCGTGGGACAACGTTCTCTATGAAAGCCCTTCGCTTGGTTACGTGACGGCGACGCATCAAAAAGGCATCGATTACGGCCCGACGATCCTGACATATTACTATCCGATGTGTCATGAGCCGGACGGCCGTACGAAGCTCTTTGATTACGACTGGAAACAGCTCGCCGATGTCTGCCTTACCGATCTTGCCCGTGCGCACTCGGATATTTACGAGCTGACAACTCGCATCGACATCATGCGTTGGGGCCACGCGATGATAAGCCCGCGGCCAAACTTTATCTGGAGCGGCGTCCGCGAAAAAGCGATGAAACCACACCGAAATATTCACTTCGCCCACACCGATCTTTCCGGCATCGCACTTTTCGAAGAAGCGTTTTATCATGGATTGCGCACAGCGTCTGAGATCTTGGCGAAGAAATAG